A genomic window from Aethina tumida isolate Nest 87 chromosome 4, icAetTumi1.1, whole genome shotgun sequence includes:
- the LOC109594304 gene encoding probable RNA-binding protein 18 yields the protein MSSPNEMEKSTEEKRLWIGNLDPRITEYQLLKLVQKHGKIEKFDLLFHRTGPQAGQPRGYAFVTYLKSKDAEEAKNALNNLKLGQKNILVTWAHSINNEEIEKPKQEIFIPALAMSKEDKKTDKLSQIQAIERKLQLMEKKNEDELKINDTVAAKASVISQYQQNKVLLVTNGSSSYKLNHSHKRNNRHHKPYVNSRLKR from the exons ATGTCAAGCCCCAATGAAATGGAAAAATCCACCGAAGAAAAACGGCTTTGGATAGGAAATCTCGACCCCAGAATTACCGA gtATCAACTATTGAAACTTGTGCAAAAACATGGTAAAATCGAGAAGTTCGATCTGCTTTTTCACCGAACGGGACCACAGGCTGGACAACCTCGGGGTTATGCCTTTGTCACCTACTTGAAGAGTAAGGATGCTGAAGAAGCCAAAAATGCACTGAATAATCTCAAACTTGGacagaaaaatattcttgtCACATGGGCACAcagtattaataat gaaGAAATTGAAAAGCCAAagcaagaaatatttatacctGCTCTTGCAATGTCAAAGGAGGATAAGAAAACTGATAAATTGTCTCAAATACAAGCCATTGAAAGAAAGTTACAATTAATGGAGAAAAAGAATGaagatgaattaaaaataaatgatactgTTGCTGCTAAAGCTTCAGTAATCAGCCAGTATCAGCAGAACAAAGTACTGCTAGTGACGAATGGTAGTTCAtcatacaaattaaatcaCAGTCACAAAAGAAACAATAGACACCATAAACCATATGTAAATAGTAGACTGAAACGATAA